The Malus domestica chromosome 13, GDT2T_hap1 genome includes a window with the following:
- the LOC103424134 gene encoding large ribosomal subunit protein eL14z-like, with protein MPFKRYVEIGRVALVNYGEDYGKLVVIVDVLDQNRALVDAPDMVRSQMNFKRLSLTDIKIDIKRVPKKKELVAAMEAADMKKKWENSSWGRKLIVQKRRAALDDFDRFKLMLAKIKKVGLVRNELAKLKKQSAA; from the exons ATG CCTTTCAAGAGGTACGTCGAGATCGGAAGGGTGGCTCTCGTCAACTACGGAGAGGACTACGGGAAGCTCGTCGTCATCGTCGATGTCCTTGACCAGAACAGG GCTCTGGTTGATGCCCCTGATATGGTGAGGTCCCAAATGAATTTCAAGAGACTTTCTCTCACTGACATCAAAATCGACATCAAGAGGGTCCCCAAGAAGAAGGAACTGGTTGCTGCCATGGAGGCCGCTG ATATGAAGAAGAAGTGGGAGAACAGTTCGTGGGGTAGAAAACTGATTGTTCAGAAGAGAAGGGCGGCTCTTGATGACTTTGATCGGTTCAAGCTCATGCTGGCTAAGATTAAG AAAGTTGGGCTTGTCAGGAATGAGCTTGCGAAACTGAAGAAGCAGAGTGCAGCTTAG
- the LOC103453483 gene encoding uncharacterized protein isoform X1, producing the protein MALLLLLRPVLLLSLLLSAPILHSEAASGSVVQEEDFSEELLLRPLPDRKVLAHFHFWSRAPHISSSGRHHHLFPKAISQLVKKFHVKEMELSFTQGRWNYDRWGGFDPVASNNAKPPGVELWAVFDVPHDQVDDSWKNLTHALSGLFCASINFLESSTTYSAPEWGYRPAAGSLRYGTLPREAVCTENLTPWLKLLPCRDKAGLSALMDRPSIYKGFYHSQRLWLASSEIESEGVVSGIFLQQTLTVVVEPNSQITAMTYSHETKLQPSWSLTSIFGRKVIGSCVLAKSSTIYVQLDRGLVAQLDYLQKENEISSPDESVFELSVEPDNVLKELNGFEKKSPSVLYEFSIENYTESRPFDLGLTWKRPVVWSCQKAPLHASRFLMGSGNERGAIAISLRSTEVSDWLLGTDMGEGSCKLEVKVFQVVPWYIKVYYHTLQVFVDEQLQAVSDIVEKMRVSPSVDKVSPGLMEMVLKFPCGMKSAAITLDFDKGFLHIDEYPPDANQGFDIPSAIISFPNFHTSMQFFKDESVDKSSILSRFQENSTVLAYTEVLLVPLTTPDFSMPYNVITITCTVCALYFGALLNVLRRRVGEEERLAKGKDANKPGRLLQLRSRLFAKLRGKQYEPPQPSTTSSSFISRKLILFTLVAGIGVYWQVYVEW; encoded by the exons ATggcccttctccttcttctcagACCGGTCCTCTTACTCTCTCTCTTACTATCCGCCCCAATTCTCCATTCCGAAGCTGCCTCGGGATCGGTGGTCCAAGAAGAAGATTTCTCGGAGGAGTTGCTTCTGAGGCCATTGCCGGATCGAAAGGTGCTGGCCCACTTCCACTTCTGGAGCAGGGCCCCACATATTAGCTCCAGTGGTCGCCACCACCATCTCTTCCCCAAAGCCATATCTCAGCTG GTTAAGAAGTTTCATGTTAAGGAAATGGAATTATCCTTCACACAAGGCCGATGGAATTATGATCGCTGGGGTGGGTTTGATCCCGTAGCAAGCAACAATGCCAAGCCTCCTGGAGTTGAGTTGTGGGCTGTTTTTGATGTCCCTCATGACCAGGTGGATGATTCTTGGAAGAATTTAACGCATGCTCTCTCAGGTCTCTTTTGTGCATCAATCAACTTCCTGGAATCGTCTACAACATATTCCGCTCCTGAATGGGGATATCGCCCAGCGGCAGGCAGTCTGAGGTATGGTACATTGCCTCGTGAGGCTGTTTGTACTGAGAACCTAACTCCCTGGCTCAAACTCCTTCCTTGTAGAGATAAAGCTGGGCTTTCTGCATTAATGGATAGACCATCTATCTACAAGGGATTTTATCATTCACAGCGGTTGTGGTTGGCCTCAAGTGAAATCGAATCAGAGGGGGTAGTTTCAGGAATTTTTCTTCAGCAAACACTCACAGTTGTTGTAGAACCCAATAGTCAGATAACTGCTATGACTTATTCCCATGAAACAAAATTGCAACCAAGCTGGTCCTTGACTTCAATTTTTGGGAGGAAGGTCATTGGAAGCTGTGTGCTTGCTAAATCTTCCACCATATACGTTCAGCTTGATAGGGGACTGGTTGCTCAACTGGATTATTTgcagaaagaaaatgagataTCTAGTCCTGATGAATCTGTCTTTGAGTTGTCTGTCGAGCCAGACAATGTCTTAAAAGAACTGAATGGCTTTGAAAAGAAGAGTCCAtctgttttatatgaattttctATCGAGAATTACACTGAATCTAGGCCATTTGATCTAGGCCTAACTTGGAAGCGTCCTGTAGTTTGGTCATGTCAGAAAGCACCATTACACGCTAGTAGGTTCTTGATGGGAAGTGGGAATGAAAGGGGTGCTATCGCAATATCCTTGAGATCTACGGAAGTGAGTGATTGGCTGCTGGGTACTGATATGGGTGAAGGCAGCTGCAAATTGGAAGTCAAAGTTTTTCAGGTTGTGCCGTGGTATATTAAGGTTTACTATCATACACTGCAAGTGTTTGTTGATGAACAACTTCAAGCAGTTTCAGATATCGTTGAAAAGATGCGCGTTTCACCTTCTGTAGACAAGGTGTCACCTGGGTTGATGGAGATGGTCCTGAAATTCCCTTGTGGAATGAAATCAGCTGCTATAACCTTGGATTTTGATAAg GGCTTTTTGCATATTGATGAATATCCGCCAGATGCCAATCAAGGATTTGATATTCCATCAGccataataagctttcccaacTTCCACACAAGCATGCAATTTTTTAAAGATGAATCTGTGGATAAGTCCTCCATCTTATCCAGATTCCAG gaAAACAGCACTGTTCTGGCATACACAGAAGTATTGCTTGTACCCCTGACAACACCCGATTTTAGCATGCCATACAATGTTATCACAATTACGTGCACTGTCTGTGCCTTGTATTTTGGTGCTTTGCTCAATGTGCTTCGAAGGCGTGTTGGCGAGGAGGAAAGACTTGCGAAGGGCAAAG ATGCCAATAAACCTGGTCGGCTCCTTCAGCTGCGATCTAGGTTGTTTGCCAAGCTTAGAGGAAAACAGTACGAGCCACCTCAGCCATCCACCACTTCATCGTCCTTCATTAGTCGGAAACTGATACTTTTTACCCTTGTGGCTGGGATTGGTGTCTATTGGCAAGTTTATGTTGAATGGTGA
- the LOC103453483 gene encoding uncharacterized protein isoform X2 yields MELSFTQGRWNYDRWGGFDPVASNNAKPPGVELWAVFDVPHDQVDDSWKNLTHALSGLFCASINFLESSTTYSAPEWGYRPAAGSLRYGTLPREAVCTENLTPWLKLLPCRDKAGLSALMDRPSIYKGFYHSQRLWLASSEIESEGVVSGIFLQQTLTVVVEPNSQITAMTYSHETKLQPSWSLTSIFGRKVIGSCVLAKSSTIYVQLDRGLVAQLDYLQKENEISSPDESVFELSVEPDNVLKELNGFEKKSPSVLYEFSIENYTESRPFDLGLTWKRPVVWSCQKAPLHASRFLMGSGNERGAIAISLRSTEVSDWLLGTDMGEGSCKLEVKVFQVVPWYIKVYYHTLQVFVDEQLQAVSDIVEKMRVSPSVDKVSPGLMEMVLKFPCGMKSAAITLDFDKGFLHIDEYPPDANQGFDIPSAIISFPNFHTSMQFFKDESVDKSSILSRFQENSTVLAYTEVLLVPLTTPDFSMPYNVITITCTVCALYFGALLNVLRRRVGEEERLAKGKDANKPGRLLQLRSRLFAKLRGKQYEPPQPSTTSSSFISRKLILFTLVAGIGVYWQVYVEW; encoded by the exons ATGGAATTATCCTTCACACAAGGCCGATGGAATTATGATCGCTGGGGTGGGTTTGATCCCGTAGCAAGCAACAATGCCAAGCCTCCTGGAGTTGAGTTGTGGGCTGTTTTTGATGTCCCTCATGACCAGGTGGATGATTCTTGGAAGAATTTAACGCATGCTCTCTCAGGTCTCTTTTGTGCATCAATCAACTTCCTGGAATCGTCTACAACATATTCCGCTCCTGAATGGGGATATCGCCCAGCGGCAGGCAGTCTGAGGTATGGTACATTGCCTCGTGAGGCTGTTTGTACTGAGAACCTAACTCCCTGGCTCAAACTCCTTCCTTGTAGAGATAAAGCTGGGCTTTCTGCATTAATGGATAGACCATCTATCTACAAGGGATTTTATCATTCACAGCGGTTGTGGTTGGCCTCAAGTGAAATCGAATCAGAGGGGGTAGTTTCAGGAATTTTTCTTCAGCAAACACTCACAGTTGTTGTAGAACCCAATAGTCAGATAACTGCTATGACTTATTCCCATGAAACAAAATTGCAACCAAGCTGGTCCTTGACTTCAATTTTTGGGAGGAAGGTCATTGGAAGCTGTGTGCTTGCTAAATCTTCCACCATATACGTTCAGCTTGATAGGGGACTGGTTGCTCAACTGGATTATTTgcagaaagaaaatgagataTCTAGTCCTGATGAATCTGTCTTTGAGTTGTCTGTCGAGCCAGACAATGTCTTAAAAGAACTGAATGGCTTTGAAAAGAAGAGTCCAtctgttttatatgaattttctATCGAGAATTACACTGAATCTAGGCCATTTGATCTAGGCCTAACTTGGAAGCGTCCTGTAGTTTGGTCATGTCAGAAAGCACCATTACACGCTAGTAGGTTCTTGATGGGAAGTGGGAATGAAAGGGGTGCTATCGCAATATCCTTGAGATCTACGGAAGTGAGTGATTGGCTGCTGGGTACTGATATGGGTGAAGGCAGCTGCAAATTGGAAGTCAAAGTTTTTCAGGTTGTGCCGTGGTATATTAAGGTTTACTATCATACACTGCAAGTGTTTGTTGATGAACAACTTCAAGCAGTTTCAGATATCGTTGAAAAGATGCGCGTTTCACCTTCTGTAGACAAGGTGTCACCTGGGTTGATGGAGATGGTCCTGAAATTCCCTTGTGGAATGAAATCAGCTGCTATAACCTTGGATTTTGATAAg GGCTTTTTGCATATTGATGAATATCCGCCAGATGCCAATCAAGGATTTGATATTCCATCAGccataataagctttcccaacTTCCACACAAGCATGCAATTTTTTAAAGATGAATCTGTGGATAAGTCCTCCATCTTATCCAGATTCCAG gaAAACAGCACTGTTCTGGCATACACAGAAGTATTGCTTGTACCCCTGACAACACCCGATTTTAGCATGCCATACAATGTTATCACAATTACGTGCACTGTCTGTGCCTTGTATTTTGGTGCTTTGCTCAATGTGCTTCGAAGGCGTGTTGGCGAGGAGGAAAGACTTGCGAAGGGCAAAG ATGCCAATAAACCTGGTCGGCTCCTTCAGCTGCGATCTAGGTTGTTTGCCAAGCTTAGAGGAAAACAGTACGAGCCACCTCAGCCATCCACCACTTCATCGTCCTTCATTAGTCGGAAACTGATACTTTTTACCCTTGTGGCTGGGATTGGTGTCTATTGGCAAGTTTATGTTGAATGGTGA